One genomic segment of Natrononativus amylolyticus includes these proteins:
- the dapF gene encoding diaminopimelate epimerase, with amino-acid sequence MNAHVPYEKYHGTGNDFLIIDATERVPDRGALAARECDREDGVGADGVLFLALEPAFTPPRVVMTLVQPDGGTAAMCGNGARCAAEWAMRRTGSDEVMIDTQAGTRHASRTHDGEIAVEMGTPRFEPERIPIIASEPVLEEEIEGLAVSAVDTGVPHAVAFVDDVDAVDLESVAPPVRHADRFLDGANVNLASPDGEGGFRQRTYERGVEGETDACGTGAFAIAAVARRLGKTDADSVDVRPPGGDLRIEFDARGRAVLVGPVEHEFDGDVRAIPPLVET; translated from the coding sequence ATGAACGCACACGTACCATACGAGAAGTACCACGGCACCGGCAACGACTTTCTGATAATCGACGCGACCGAACGCGTCCCCGACCGCGGCGCCCTCGCCGCCCGCGAGTGCGACCGCGAGGACGGCGTGGGCGCCGACGGCGTCCTCTTTCTGGCCCTCGAGCCCGCGTTTACACCTCCCAGAGTCGTGATGACGCTGGTCCAGCCCGACGGCGGAACCGCGGCGATGTGTGGTAACGGCGCCCGGTGTGCCGCCGAGTGGGCCATGCGCCGCACCGGCAGCGACGAAGTGATGATCGACACCCAGGCGGGCACCCGCCACGCGAGCCGCACCCACGACGGCGAGATCGCCGTCGAGATGGGTACCCCCAGGTTCGAGCCCGAGCGAATCCCGATCATCGCGAGCGAGCCGGTTCTCGAGGAGGAGATCGAAGGCCTCGCGGTCAGCGCGGTCGACACTGGCGTCCCCCACGCGGTCGCGTTCGTCGACGACGTGGACGCGGTCGACCTCGAGTCCGTCGCGCCGCCCGTTCGCCACGCCGACCGGTTCCTCGACGGTGCGAACGTCAACCTGGCGAGTCCCGACGGCGAGGGCGGCTTCCGCCAGCGGACCTACGAGCGCGGCGTCGAGGGCGAAACCGACGCCTGCGGCACCGGCGCGTTCGCCATCGCGGCCGTCGCCCGCCGCCTCGGCAAGACCGACGCGGACTCGGTCGACGTCCGCCCGCCCGGCGGCGACCTTCGCATCGAGTTCGACGCCCGCGGCCGGGCCGTCCTCGTCGGTCCCGTCGAACACGAGTTCGACGGCGACGTGCGCGCGATCCCCCCGCTGGTCGAGACGTGA
- a CDS encoding M20 family metallopeptidase, which produces MSPTEAFDPLAFLEAAVQRPSHEDVGPVRQLLCETLERHGVDPAVDDAGNVVATRGASAGRSGADGTHVVLNTHVDTVSPHVPFERDEEVVRGRGACDAKGPLAALVAAFLAADPRDGRLTLAITPDEEVLSTGAYALASSAESPIRDADAVLVGEPTGLDVCTAAKGRFQGTIRLEGANAHAAEPESGTNAVAALAPVLRALETFGDRPDAPPVHPDLGPATLTPTVVGGGEATNQVPADCSLTIDRRSVPPETAAGFEEVLVEHLEAAVPENVSVDFSFTDRETPFLEAWATDPDAEIVAALAAASGGAVRPFGAATEASYFAEYAPTVVFGPGALADEEGAVAHAPREYVRKADVLEAGSALEEGLEALFK; this is translated from the coding sequence GTGAGCCCGACCGAGGCGTTCGATCCGCTCGCGTTTCTCGAGGCCGCCGTTCAGCGCCCTTCCCACGAGGACGTCGGGCCGGTGCGACAGCTCCTCTGTGAGACACTCGAGCGCCACGGCGTCGACCCCGCGGTGGACGACGCGGGGAACGTGGTGGCAACTAGAGGCGCGTCGGCCGGGCGAAGCGGCGCCGACGGCACGCACGTCGTCCTGAACACCCACGTCGACACCGTCTCACCGCACGTCCCGTTCGAGCGCGACGAGGAGGTCGTCCGCGGGCGGGGCGCCTGCGACGCGAAGGGGCCGCTGGCGGCGCTGGTCGCCGCCTTCCTCGCCGCCGACCCCCGCGACGGCCGACTCACGCTCGCGATCACGCCCGACGAGGAGGTGCTGTCGACCGGCGCCTACGCCCTCGCGAGTTCCGCCGAGTCGCCGATCCGGGACGCCGACGCCGTCCTCGTCGGCGAACCCACCGGGCTCGACGTCTGTACCGCCGCAAAGGGCCGCTTCCAGGGAACGATCCGCCTCGAGGGGGCCAACGCCCACGCGGCCGAACCGGAGTCGGGAACGAACGCCGTCGCGGCGCTCGCACCGGTCCTCCGCGCGCTCGAGACGTTCGGCGACCGGCCGGACGCCCCGCCGGTTCACCCCGACCTGGGACCGGCGACGCTCACGCCGACGGTCGTCGGCGGCGGCGAGGCGACCAACCAGGTCCCCGCGGACTGTTCGCTGACGATCGACCGGCGAAGCGTTCCCCCCGAAACCGCCGCGGGGTTCGAAGAGGTGCTGGTCGAGCACCTCGAGGCCGCGGTTCCGGAGAACGTGAGCGTCGACTTCTCGTTCACCGACCGGGAGACGCCGTTCCTCGAGGCCTGGGCGACCGACCCGGACGCCGAGATCGTCGCCGCGCTGGCAGCGGCGTCCGGCGGGGCGGTCCGTCCCTTCGGCGCCGCGACGGAGGCGTCGTACTTCGCCGAGTACGCGCCGACGGTCGTCTTCGGTCCGGGGGCGCTGGCCGACGAGGAGGGCGCCGTCGCCCACGCACCGCGGGAGTACGTCAGGAAAGCGGACGTACTCGAGGCGGGGTCGGCGCTCGAAGAGGGGCTGGAGGCGCTTTTCAAGTAG
- a CDS encoding DUF2332 domain-containing protein gives MSTAEAFARYANWVADRSPLYARLSQAAADDERLLELAAAAPMGQPEPELLLAAVHALLLEGQDHPLAGFYPTCDRASVDGDPVSHFRDFCLANEDRLRSVISTRRCQTNDVGRSAVLLPAFEHVARTATSDTLVQIEIGTSAGLNLNWDRYRYDFGEVGAVGETESPVTITSEVRGDRRPPLPQEFPAVSHRWGIDLNTLDATDEADARWLHALVHPERKRRHRRLAAAIEVARENRPTLVEGGALEELPDRLSAAPDRAVIVVFSTHVLYQLDEETIATLRSLLSSHSAEQPVHWLSIDPDEGLGEPTYRLVTFANGEATTSQIARFEPYGEWIRWQGT, from the coding sequence ATGTCCACCGCGGAAGCGTTCGCACGGTACGCCAACTGGGTGGCGGACAGATCACCGCTGTACGCGCGACTGAGCCAAGCGGCTGCCGACGACGAGCGACTCCTCGAACTCGCGGCGGCAGCACCGATGGGACAGCCCGAACCGGAACTCCTGCTCGCAGCGGTTCACGCGTTGCTACTGGAGGGACAGGATCATCCACTCGCGGGATTTTACCCCACGTGCGACCGCGCCAGCGTCGACGGCGACCCCGTCTCTCACTTCCGCGACTTCTGTCTGGCGAACGAAGACCGGCTACGATCCGTGATCTCGACCCGCCGCTGTCAGACGAACGACGTCGGCCGGTCGGCGGTCCTGCTGCCGGCGTTCGAACACGTCGCCAGAACCGCGACGTCCGACACGCTAGTGCAGATCGAGATCGGAACGAGCGCCGGGCTCAACCTCAACTGGGATCGGTACCGATACGACTTCGGCGAGGTCGGTGCAGTCGGTGAGACCGAGTCGCCGGTGACGATCACGAGCGAGGTGCGTGGCGATCGTCGGCCGCCGCTCCCTCAGGAGTTTCCGGCGGTCTCGCACCGGTGGGGAATCGATCTGAACACGCTCGACGCGACCGACGAAGCTGATGCACGGTGGCTTCACGCGCTGGTTCATCCGGAACGAAAGCGACGACACCGGCGGCTGGCTGCAGCGATCGAGGTTGCGCGCGAGAATCGACCGACGCTCGTCGAGGGTGGCGCACTCGAGGAGCTACCCGACCGGCTCTCCGCGGCACCCGACCGGGCAGTAATCGTCGTGTTCAGCACGCACGTGCTCTACCAGCTCGACGAGGAGACGATCGCGACTCTCCGGTCGCTCCTCTCGAGTCACAGCGCCGAGCAGCCGGTTCACTGGCTCTCGATCGACCCGGACGAAGGGCTCGGCGAGCCCACGTACCGGTTAGTGACGTTCGCAAACGGGGAAGCGACCACGTCACAGATCGCGCGGTTCGAGCCGTATGGGGAGTGGATACGGTGGCAGGGAACGTAA
- the purB gene encoding adenylosuccinate lyase — translation MTDSLYSVSPLDGRYGRRTEPLSPYASEAALMRARVRVEVEYLLALADLEATPLSIDAEERDHLRGLYEAFDADDAALIKKLEVSGHEEYEATNHDVKAVEYFVRHRLPAESEASAWIHFGLTSEDVNNLAHRLLVRGAVDDVLLSALYDVRDALETMAREHRGVPMLARTHGQPATPTTFGKEMAVYAGRLGRATGRIRGATDELRGKLGGASGTYAAHVAAYPAVDWPAFAREFVTGLGLEFEPLTTQVNPCDDLAAVFDAVRGANNVLIDLDRDVWLYVSDRYLGQEAVAGETGSSTMPHKVNPIDFENSEGNLSKANSDLVFLADYVTTSRLQRDLSDSTVKRNIGAAFAHCLIGYGKTSAGLEKVVPNEQVMRAELEDTPEIIGEAVQTILRREGQEDAYERVKELTRGREVTLADFRELFDDLAVSESVREELRGLEPATYTGVADELVDDLD, via the coding sequence GTGACCGACTCACTGTACAGCGTCTCGCCGCTCGACGGCCGGTACGGCCGGCGGACGGAGCCGCTTTCGCCCTACGCCAGCGAGGCCGCGCTGATGCGCGCCCGCGTTCGCGTCGAAGTCGAGTACCTGCTCGCGCTCGCCGACCTCGAGGCGACGCCGCTCTCGATCGACGCCGAGGAGCGCGACCACCTCCGCGGGCTCTACGAGGCGTTCGACGCGGACGACGCCGCACTGATCAAGAAACTCGAGGTGTCGGGCCACGAGGAGTACGAGGCGACGAACCACGACGTCAAAGCCGTCGAGTACTTCGTTCGCCACCGCCTGCCCGCGGAAAGCGAGGCGTCGGCGTGGATCCACTTCGGCCTGACGAGCGAGGACGTGAACAACCTCGCCCACCGGCTGCTGGTTCGGGGCGCGGTCGACGACGTGCTCCTGTCCGCGCTGTACGACGTGCGCGACGCACTCGAGACGATGGCCCGCGAGCACAGGGGGGTTCCGATGCTCGCTCGCACCCACGGCCAGCCCGCCACGCCGACCACCTTCGGCAAGGAGATGGCCGTCTACGCCGGCCGACTGGGTCGGGCGACCGGCCGCATCCGCGGGGCGACCGACGAGTTGCGCGGGAAACTCGGCGGGGCGTCGGGCACCTACGCCGCCCACGTCGCCGCCTACCCCGCGGTCGACTGGCCGGCGTTCGCCCGCGAGTTCGTTACCGGACTCGGACTCGAGTTCGAACCGCTCACCACACAGGTCAACCCCTGTGACGACCTGGCGGCGGTCTTCGACGCCGTCCGCGGGGCGAACAACGTCCTGATCGACCTCGACCGGGACGTCTGGCTCTACGTGTCGGATCGGTATCTGGGACAGGAGGCCGTCGCGGGCGAAACGGGCTCCTCGACGATGCCCCACAAGGTGAACCCGATCGACTTCGAGAACAGCGAGGGGAACCTCTCGAAGGCCAACTCGGATCTGGTCTTTCTGGCCGACTACGTCACCACCTCCCGGCTCCAGCGCGACCTCTCGGACTCGACGGTCAAGCGCAACATCGGCGCCGCGTTCGCTCACTGCCTCATCGGCTACGGGAAGACGAGCGCCGGTCTCGAGAAGGTCGTTCCCAACGAGCAGGTCATGCGCGCGGAGCTCGAGGACACCCCCGAGATCATCGGCGAGGCGGTCCAGACGATCCTCCGGCGGGAGGGACAGGAAGACGCCTACGAGCGGGTCAAGGAGCTGACCCGCGGGCGGGAGGTGACGCTCGCGGACTTCCGCGAGCTGTTCGACGACCTCGCGGTGAGCGAGTCGGTCCGCGAGGAGCTGCGGGGGCTCGAACCGGCGACGTACACCGGCGTCGCGGACGAGCTGGTCGACGACCTGGACTGA